ATGTCCAGCCCCGGCGCCTGGTCCAACGCCCTGAACGAGCTTCGGGGCGACCCCGAGCTGCGCAAGAAGTACCAGTTCTGGATGTTCTTCTACTCCACAGGCAACCCGATCCTGACCTCGGCCGCCCGCCTGCGGTCGTCGTTGATCTCGATCCGCGACGAGTTCGACCCGATGGAGCGGGACCCGGCGCTCGACGACATGATCCTGATCGGCCACAGCATGGGGGGCGTTTTGACCCGGCTGATGGTCAGCGACAGCGAGAGCCGGCTCTGGCAGGCCGCGACGGCGAAGTCGCCGGACGACGTCGTGCTGGCCGACGAGCCCAAGCGGATGCTGATGGATTCGATGTTCTTCGCGCCCGTGCCGACCGTCAAGCGGGCCGTCTTCGTGGCGACGCCGCACCACGGCAGCCCCCTGGGGGACGCCTGGATCGGCCGGGTCGCCTCGCGGCTGATCCGCGTGCCGAAGGACGTCCTGGACGTCCAGGGGGCGCTGGCGAAGCTCAACGGCGGCGACGACGTCTCGTGGGACTTCAAGAACCGCCGCTACGCCACCAGCGTCGCGCAGCTCGGCCTGACCAATCCGGTCCTCCAGGCGGTCTCCACGCTGCCGATCCGCGAGGACCTGCCGTACCACTCGATCATCGGCTTCAACGGCAAGGAGCCGCTCCCCACCGGCGGCGACGGCGTCGTGCCGTACCTGAGCGCCCACATCGACGGCGCGATGACCGAGCTGATCGTCTCCAGCGGCCACACGGCGCAGGAGACCGAGCCCGCGATCGCCGAGATGCGCCGGATCCTGATCCTCCACCACAAGGAATACGCCGCCGACCGCCGCGCGATCGCCGCCGGCTCGCCGCCGACCCTCCACGCCGCCCGTCCCGACGGCCCCACCCCCCTCCGGTTCGACGAGGCCGCCGCCGACCCCCGGATCAAGGCCCAGGTCGCCCACGACCAGGAGCCCCTCGACCTCCGCCTGATCCGCTGACGCGGCCCCTCGGCACGCGGGCCGCTCGACTTGACGAAAAATCGCCGCCCGGGTACAAGCCCCCCGAATCCACGCCGTCCGCACGGTCGACGGCGCGCGCCCCGTGCGGACTTCGAGAAAGCGAGAATCCCGATGCGGACCCCGACCCGGCTGCGACTCGCCGCCCTTAGCGTCGTCCTCGGACTCACGCCGCTGACCGCGGCCCGGGCGCAGAAGCCGCCCGACGTCGTCGTCGGCCAGGCGAGCCAGGCGATGAGCGAGGTCACGCGCAACCCCAAGACGGGCATGCCCCGGCTGGTCATGCGCAAGGCCCAGGGGATCGCGATCATCCCGGGCATGTTCAAGGCCGGCTTCGTCATCGGCGCCCGGTTCGGCCGCGGCGTTCTGCTCGTCCGCCAGCCCGACGGCACCTGGAGCAACCCGGTCTTCATCCACCTGATGGGCGGCAGCTTCGGGTTCCAGGCCGGGGCGCAGAAAACCGACCTGATCCTGGTCTTCCAGACCCAGCGCGGGCTCGACCGCTTCATCAAAGGGCGCGACAAGCTGACCCTGGGCGTCGACGTCGGCGCGGCGGCCGGGCCGGTCGGCAAGCGGTTCGAGGCCGGCACCGACGTCGCCCTGAAGTCGGAGATCCTCTCGTACTCCAACAGCCGCGGCGTCTTCGCCGGCGTCTCGGCCGAGGGGGGCACGCTCCAGATCGACTGGCGGGCCAACATGAACTACTACGGCCGGCCGGTCTCCGTCGGCGAGATCCTCGCCATCAACAGCACGCTCCCCGTCCCCGTCGAGGCCGAGTCGCTCCAGGCCCTCCTCGCCGAGAAGACCGCCTCGCCCGTCCCGGTCGCCCCCGGCGAGGTGATCCAGGGCGAGACCATCATCCTCGAAGGCGACGACGTCGTCGCGCCCCGGACCACTCGCGCGACGCCCGCGCCCCGGACCCGCCCCCGCGTCGTCCGCCCCGAGCCGATCGTCGAGGACGGCGACCTCGACCCGCTCCCGAGCGCCAAGCCGGCCCCGCGGCCCTCGACCGACGCCAACGACGAGGACCTGCCGTCCGCCGTCCCCGACCCGCGTCCGGCGCGTCCCGAGAATCAGCCCCTGCCCAGGGTCGAGTCGAAGCCCAAGCCGAAGCCCAGCGCCGAGCCCGACGACATCGACCTGGACGACGTCCCGCCCCTCGACCCGCCCAAGCCCTGACCCGACCACCGCATGTCAAGCGAGGAGGCGACCGATGGGAGCCTGGGGACACGGCGGCTTCGAGAACGACGATGCAGCCGACTTCGTGGCCGACCTCCTGGCCGACCCGACGTGGAAGCCGGTTGCGGAGGCCCTGAACACCGTCCTAGACGCCGAGGACGACTGGCTCGAAGCGCCGACGGCGTCGGTCGCGATCGCCGCGGCCGAGGTCGTCGCCATCGCCCTCGGCAGGCCGGCGGCCGAACTCCCCGACGGGCTCCCCGACTGGATCTCGAGACGCGAGGCCCCGGAGCCGAAGCTCGTCGAGAAGGCCCGGCTCGCCATCGAGCGGATCCTCCAGGATTCGGAGTTGAAGGACCTCTGGGAGGAGACCCCGGACTCGGCGGCATGGCATGAAGAGATGGAGAGCCTGTCTCGCCGGGTGAGCGGGGCCGGCTCCTAGCTCCCGGGTCGCCGATGGAAGCGACTCGCGGGCCGGTCGATTCCCCGACGCCCGCCGATCCGGTATCCTGAGGCTCGCGATCGGCGAGGCGAGCAAGACCGGGGGACGACGATGAGCGAGCGCATCCTGCTGCGGACGGGCGAGGCGTTGGTGGAAGGGGCCGAGGACTACCTCTGCGCCGAGCCGGAGATCGTGATCGGCGAGTTCGACGGCCCCGTCGGCCAGGCGTTCGCGAACCTGATCGGCGACCAGGTGAAGGGGCACTCGCGGGTCTTCGCGATCCTCAACAGCGACGTCCAGGTCCGGCCCGCGACCATCATGGTCAGCAAGGTCACGGTCAAGAGCGCCGAGTACACGAACATCCTGATGGGCACCGTGCAGGCCGCGATCGCCCACGGCGTCCTCGACGCCGTCCGCTCGGGCGACATCCCCCGCGACAAGGTGAACGACCTGGGGATCATCTACTCGGTCTGGCTCGACCCCGCCGTGGTCGAGGTCGACGACCTCGACCACAAGGCCCTCTTCGACGTCCACCGCGAGGCCACCGCCAAGGTCATCCGCAAGGCCCTGCGCAACGAGCCGACGATCGACTGGCTCCTGGAGAACCAGGATCAGGTCGAGCACTACTTCCACAAGCTGGGCCTCGACGGCGAGCTCTGATCGCGTCGACCCGACCCTCGAATCTCAAGGCCGTCCCCACGTCACCCCGGAGCGGTCATGGAAAAAGATCCCCCGACGATCGACATCTTCCCGCGCACGGTCGCGGCCTGGCTGTCCGTCCGCGACAGCCAGCGGGCCGTCGCCTTCTACAAGGCGGCGTTCGACGCCGTGGAGTCCTTCCGCCTCGAAGACCCGGACGGCGCCCTGGTCGCCAGGCTCTCGATCGACGGCTCGGAATTCTGGGTGGGCGACGAGTCCCCCGAGCACGGCAACTTCAGCCCCGAGTCCCTCGGCGGCGGCACGGCGCGGATGATCCTGACCGTGCCCGACCCCGACGTCGTCTTCGCCCGGGCGCTGAAGGCCGGCGCCTCGGAAGTCCACCCCGTCCGCGAGGAACACGGCTGGCGTCTGGGACGCGTCGTCGACCCCTTCGGCCACCACTGGGAGATCGGCTGCCCGGCCTCGGCATCCTGACCGCGGTCACAACGAACGATTTCTCAGCCGTTCCAGCGTGGCGACGTCGTCGGCGAAGTCTTCCGGGGTCGGTCGATGGATCGGGATTTTCCGGCCCGTGAGTTCCTGCTCGAACTCGACGCGGCTCATTCCCGCCATCTTCGCGGCGGGCCAAAGATTCAACCTGCCGATGTCGAACAGGCGGCAGGCGATCTCGACGACGGCCTCACGTTCCGTCATGCCCGCCTGCTGCAGCGTCTCATCGGAGATCACGACGGGCATGGCCGGAACTCCCGTAGGCTGGGATCGGTGATTTCCCCTCCCGATCACCCCATCCTACATCTCCGGAATCGAGGCCGTCGAGCGATCGCGATTCATGCGATCACGCGCAGCTTCCGAAGGCAACGGGCCGCCTCGTCGCCCTTGCTGAAGCAGAAGGTCTGGCCGTTCCACGAACGCTGCTTCACTCACCACGAGGCAGCGGACTATCGCCGACTCGCAAGGAAGCGACGGGGGTTGCCGAAGCTGACGAAGGCGGGGAAAAGGGCGATCGGCGCCTATCCCTATTCCACTGCATCAGGTGGCGAGTCTTGAGCGTCGATGGCGGGTACAGGCCCCGGCTCAAGCAGGACCGTGGTCGAGGGCATCTGTTCGGCGATCCCGGGACGCTTCGGCATACGGGCACGGATGTCGTCGATCAGCTTTTGATGGGAGCGATTGGAGTGCCACCATCGGAAGAGCGAGATCAGCCCTTGGACGAGCAGCAGCCAGAAAGCAACGAGGTACGACGTGTAAATGCGGTTCGATTCAATGGTCGCCGTCTGAAGGGTGACGAGTATCGAAAGCGCTGTCGGCAGCATGGCGAGGGCGAAATTCAAGTGCAGCTGGCCTGTCGGTCCTTCCGCCAGGCGCTCGAATTCCGCCTCGGACAGCTCGTAAACCTTCAACTCGCCGAGCGGCGCGTAGACGACGATGGGGGGAGTAGGCCTAGGATTCTGATTCTTACGGGGCGGCATCCGTTACCTCGTCGCTCCTACGCCGCGATGGAGCCTCACGCCGGCTTTGACAGTCCCGCCATAGCCGCCTAGATCGACGGCCAGGTGCCATCGACCCTGGTGCGGGGGTGAGAGCCGCATGGGCGACTGTTTCGCCAGCCCGCCGTAATATTGGAAGGCCCGCCCGGCACAGTAGTTTTCGAAGTTGGCCGTGTCTAGCAGCATCACATTCGCCTGCCCGTCGAGCGTGACTTCAATCAGGTCGTCCGGGCCTACGTCGAACTCTTGGTGAAGGAAGTTCATGTCTCCCTCTCAAAGGCTGGAGGCTATGAGACGCCCCACATCCTCGGCGCATCAAACAAACCGGCTTTCCCGATTCTACAAGGTCATCCAGGATTCCTGCAGCCGATCTCTGCATCTCGGCTTTTGGATCGTACGCCGCATCTTCCGCCTTTATCCTCGGCTCCTTCATCCCAGAGGTTCGAGCCGCCCTCTCTCGGACGCCAGGGCCAGCGCGCACTTATAGGTAGATTCGGCGGAGTCTGGCGGCTTGCGCCGGATCGAGTCATCGGTTAGACCATCTCCAGGCGGCGTCACGGCGCGGGGGACGGGGGTCGGTCGATGGCGGATGCGAGCCGGTTCGGTATGGACGAGGTGGCGGCGTTCTTCCAGGACCTGGATGACCCGCGGTCGGAGATCAATCGCAAGCATCCGCTGGCCTCGGTGGTGGTGATCGCCCTGGTCGCGGTCCTGGCGGGGGCCTCCGGGCCGACGGCGATCGCGCGGTGGGCGGCGTTCAAGCGGGGTCTGCTCGAGTCGATCCTGCCGCTGCCGAACGGGGTGCCGTGCAAGGACGTCTTCCGGCGCGTGTTGATGGCCCTGCGGCCCGAGGCGTTCCAGCCGTGCTTCGCCGCCTGGCTGCGGTCGCTGCGCGACGAGGCCGCGGCCGAGACGGGCGTCGAGCGGCCCACGCTGGCGATCGACGGCAAGACCCTGCGTCGCAGCCACGACCGCAAGAACGGCCTGGGGGCGTTGCACTCGGTGACCGCCTGGGCGAGCGAGTACGGCCTGTCGCTGGGCCAGGTCGCTTGCGATGAGAAGTCGAACGAGATCGCTGCGATCCCCGAGTTGCTGAAGCTGATCGACGTCTCCGGCGGCGTCGTGACGATCGACGCGATGGGCTGCCAGAGGGAGGTCGCCGGGGCGGTCGTCGCCGCCGGCGGCGACTACGTGCTGGCGCTGAAGGGGAACCAGGGGACGCTGCATCGGGCGGCCGTCGCCCACGTCCTGGGGCGTTGGGACGAAGGGTTCGCGGGGGAGCCGGTCGGCCGCCTCCAGGTCGATGAGGCGGCCCACGGCCGTCGCGAGTCGCGGACGTACATCCAGCTCGAGGCCCCGAAGGACCTCCCCGGCTTCGAGGCGTGGCGGGGGCTGAGGTCGATCGGCGTGGCGATCTCCGAGGTCGTCCGCGAGGGAAAGACGGCGGAGGACGTCCGCTACTACATCAGCAGCCTGCCGGTCGAGCCCGACGCTAAGGCGTTCGCCCACGCGGTCCGCTCGCGCTGGGGGATCGAGAACGGCTGCCACTGGACCCTCGACGTGACCTTCCGCGAGGACGAGTCGCGAATCCGAGAGGAGCACCTGCGCCAGAACATGGCCTGGCTGAATCGCTTCTGCCTGTCCCTGCTCAAGCGGCACCCCGGGCGGGACAGCGTCGCCATGAAGCGACGCGGATGCGGATGGAGCGACGACTACTTGATGGAAGTCGTTAGAGGATCGACATGTTAGTGAGCGCTGGCCCTGCTCGGACGCCGATGACTGTCGCCGGCTGGAGACCCCGCCCGCCTGAACTTTCCGAATGTTAGCTCGAAAACCGCAGGCTCGCGGCGCTTCCGCCTCGCCGACTGGTACAGGAAACTCGAGAGGTTCCTTTCCAAGCGGGGTCCATTCATGCGAACCATGGAATGTCGTCAGGTGAGCACTCGCAGCTTCCGCAGCCTTCGGGCCGCCTCGTCGAGGGTCTCGTCGCGCTTGCAGAAGCAGAAGCGGACGTACGAGCGGCCCAGGGATTTGTCGCGGAAGAAGCTCGAACCGGGGACGGTCGCGACGCCGATCTCGCGGACCAGCTTGTCGGCGAAGGCGACGTCGTCGTCGACGCCGAACGGGCCGATGCCGGCCATGACGTAGTACGCCCCCTGGGGCGCTTCGAACTCGAAGCCGACCTCCCACAGGGCCTTGCAGAACCGGTCCCGGCGCGCCTGGTAGCCGGCGGCGAGGGCGTCGTAATAGTCGCGAGGCAGCCGGTAGGCGACCGCGCCGGCCTCCTGGAGCGGGGCCGCCGCGCCGATCGAGACGAAGTCGTGCATCTGCCGGAACGCCTTCGTCAGGTGCGGCGGGGCCAGGATCGTCCCCACCCGCCAGCCGGTGACGGAGTAGGTCTTCGACATCCCGCCGACCGTCACCGACCGCTCCCACATGCCGTCGAGGGCGGCCATGGCCACGTGCTCGCGGCCGTCGAAGAGGATGTGCTCGTAGATCTCGTCGGTGATCGCGATCACGTCCCACTTGCGGCAGAGGGCGGCGACGGCCTCCAGCTCGGCGCGGGTGAAGACGGCGCCGGTGGGGTTGTTGGGGTTGCACAGCACGACGGCCTTGGTGCGGTCGTTGAAGGCCGCGGCCAGCTCGTCGAGGTCGAACTTCCAGTCCGGCGGGCGGACGGGGACGAACCGCGGCGTCGCGCCGGCGATCATGCAGTCGGGCCAGTAGTTCTCGTAGAAGGGCTGGGTGAGGATCACCTCGTCGCCCGGGTTGATGATCGACAGCAGGGCCACCAGCATGGCCTCGGTGCTGCCGCAGGTGACGGTGATCTCGGACTCGGGGTCGACGGCCAGCCCCAGGTGCCAGGCGGCGTGCTCGGCGACGGCCTCGCGGAGGTCGTGCGCGCCCCAGGTGATCGCGTACTGGTTGACGTCGCCCTGGATGGCGCGGCAGGCGGCGTCCTTGAGGGCCTGCGGGGCGGGGAAGTCGGGCATCCCCTGGGCCAGGTTGACGGCGTTGTGACGCCGGGCCTCGATCGACATGCCGCGGATGACGCTGTCGGTGAACCGCGAGGCCTTCGCGGCGATCAACGGATGCTGCATCGTTCGACGTACCGGGTTCGGGTCGGGACCGCCGCCGCGGCGGGCTGGCGGCGGCGGCGGCGGTCCAGGTCGGATCCGAAAATCACTCGGGCTTGTGGGCGTCGTGGCAGGCCTTGCACGAGCCGCCGATGTTCTTGGCGGCGGTCTTGAAGCCGGCGACGTCCTTCTTGTCGACGGCCGTGCTCAGCGACTTGGACTCGTCGGCGAGGGCCTTGGTGAGCTTCGCCCACGAGGACTTGTCCCCCTTCGGGGCGTCGTTCTTGCCCAGGTCGGGGGCGTACTTGGAGAACGCCTCGGAAGCCGTCTTGACCTTGGTCCAGTCGGGCGAGTCGGTCTTGGACGCGGCCTTCAAGGTGTTGTTCGGCGAGGACTTGCCCGCGAACAGCTTCTTCATCACCACCTCGACGCTGGCCGTTTCGTCGGCCGCGGCGTCGACCCGCGCGGCCGACAGGCCGGCGGCGACGATCAGGGCGGCCAGGCTCGCACCGCAGATCAGGCTCTTCATGCAGAACTCCTCAATGAGGCCGTCGAGAATCAGGGCCTCCGACGCGGAGGCCCGACGTTGCGTCGTCGGAGAGCGCGGCCGGACCGCCACACGATCCGACCCGAATAGACTACCGGCAAGCCGGGGTGCGAGCCAGAACAGTCCGCCGCGACGTCCCGCCGACCCGTGCGCCGGGGTGCGGAGTGCGGCGGTTCCCGGACCCGGGTTTCTCGGCGGGCTCCGCGGCATGGCCCTTGCCTACCCGGGGATCCGGAAATACCCTCTCTTCATGACGGTCGCGCGGATCCGTCCCGCGGCGGGATCGAGGGCGGCCATACGAGATTCGATGCGGAACCCCGGGAGTCGACCCCATGCGCTGGCAAGGCGGGCGTGAGAGCGAAAATGTCGAGGATCGTCGCGGGATGTCGCCGGCCATGGTCGGCGGCGGGATCGGGACGCTGATCGTGATCCTCCTGGCCGCCTTCTTCGGGATCGATCCGCGGCCGCTGCTGCAGGTCTTCGGCGGCGGCCCCGGCGGCGGGGGCGGCGGCGCGGCCCAGAAGCAGGCGCGCGAGCTGTCGCCCGAGGAGAAGCAGCAGGGCCAGTTCGTCCGCACCCTGATGGGGATGACCGAGGACGTCTGGACCGAGCAGTTCGCCAAGCTGGGCCGGCGGTACGAGGAGCCGACGCTCGTCCTGTTCTCGGGCCAGGTCTCGACCCAGGGCTGCGGCGCGGCCAGCTCGAACGTCGGGCCGTTCTACTGCCCCGGCGATCAGAAGGTCTACATCGACCTGACCTTCTACGACGAGCTGAAGGACCGGTTCAAGGCCCCCGGCGAGTTCGCCCAGGCCTACGTGATCGCCCACGAGGTCGGCCACCACGTCCAGAACTTGCTGGGGATCAGCGAGAAGATCTCGCGGGCGCAGCAGCAGGTCGGCAAGGCCGAGGCCAACCAGCTCTCGGTCATGCTGGAGCTGCAGGCCGACTTCTTCGCGGGCGTGTGGGCCCACCACATCGAGAAGAAGCGGCACATCCTCGAGACCGGCGACATCGAGTCCGGCCTCAAGGCCGCGACGGCCATCGGCGACGACGCGCTCCAGAAGCAGGCCCAGGGCTACGCCGTCCCCGACTCGTTCACCCACGGCACGTCCGAGCAGCGGGTCCGCTGGTTCACCAAGGGCCTGCAGACCGGCGACGTCAACCAGGGCGACACCTTCAACGCGCCGAGCCTCTGACCCGAACCGGCGCAACCGCCCCAGCCGGCGCGACAGTCGCAATCGTCGCGCCGGAACCAACCCTCGCCCGACGCTCGACCGTCGCGTCGGCGCGGGCGATTGGGAGCGGACGAGGTCCTCCGGGGGCCGATAGAGAGGGCAGTTCGGGATCCGGCGACGGAGTTCGTCGGGTCCCTGTCGCGGCGTCGGGCCCCGGCCGGGTCGTCCGTCCGGGGGAGGATTCCCGCCGACCGTCGCCTCGCCTCTCGCGATCAAGGAGGATCGTCGCATGTCGACCTCGTCGAACCGTCCCCGTTCGCCGCGTCACACGTTCCGCCCGACGGCGACCGCCGACGCCCGGCTCGAAGAGCGGGTCGTCATGTCGGCGTCGCCGGTTTCGCTCCATCAATACCTCAGCCTCTCGCAGCGGCTGCTGGCGAACCCGTCGCCCCGCGTCGCCCGCGTCGTGGGCTTCCCGGCGTTCACCAAGGACGCCCCGGGGGTCTCCGAGAACCCGCGGACGATCCTCGCGCCGGTGATCCAGACGATCCGCGGCGGCCAGTCGGTCAACGTCGTCACCAACGACGGCTCCCGGTTCCGGATCCAGCTCGGCTACGTCTCGAACACCCAGCAGACCTCGGCCGCCGAGGGCTCGGCCGGCGCCTACGCCCAGGGATCCGGCTCGACGGCCCTCTCGATCGCCCAGCCGACCGAGACGCCCCAGCCCCAGGGGACGGTCCGCGTCTATCCCCGGCCCGACGGTTCGGTGGGGATCATCGTCGACGGCTCGACCTCGAACACCGAGCTGTCGATCAATCCGCTGCCGCGGTCGATCCGCAAGGGCTACGCCCACAGCTTCGCCTACGGCCAGGCCGACCAGAGCCGCGTCCTGGACGTCAGCTCGATCACGATCAACAGCGGCGCGATCGCCTCGATCCTGGGCTTCCACACCGCCGACCTGACCGGCCCCGTCGTGGTCAGCGGCACCCAGGCCATCGACCGGATCGCCTTCCGCTCGATCCAGCCGGGCGCGTCGATCACCACCGGCGGCGACCTCAACACCCTCGACGTCCTCCAGGGCGTCACGATCAGCGGCAGCGGCGACAACATCGCCATCGGCCGCGACCTGAACCTGCTGAACGTCGGCGGCGACCTGGTCCTGGAGAACGGGGCGAACTTCTTCGTGGCCCGCGACCTGGGCCTCGTCCCCCAGCCGCCCAAGGGGACGGGGACCGGCTCCAACGTGCTGACCCTGAACGTGCCCCTCGTCGGCACCCAGTCGACGACCCAGTTCCCGGCCGTCTCGGGATTCATCCAGGGCGACGTCATCGTCAATCCCGGCAGCCAGTTCGCGATCGGCCGGGCGATCGACAATCAGCTCCAGGTCAACGGTGACTTCATCGGGACGAGTCGGTTCAGCTTCCTGACGAACGGGATCACGCCCGTCGTGAACCCCGACGGCACGGTCACCCAGCCCGACGCCGTCAACGTCCTCGGCGCCAGGACGGCCTGAGCGGGGCCGCCCCGACCCGCCCGGCCTCAGGGCTTCGCGCCGGCCTCCAGGTAGGCCGGCGCGAGGTCCTTCTTGAACCCGCCGACGCCCGAGTTGTTGGGCTCGTAAGGCTCGACGAAGCCGGCCTTCACCCCCTCGGCGGGGATCTTCTCCTCGAGGCCGAGCGCCCAGAAGACGCCGTTGAGGGCGAGCTTCCGCATGGGCTCGGCCTTGAAGTCGAACGGGTGCCCGAGGGTCGTGAAGAAGACCCGCGCCGGCTTGCCGCTCGCGCCGGTGTAGGTCTTCGTCCAGGCGACGGGGTTGGTCTCGGGGAACCGGGCGAACTCCTTCGCGTGGCCCGACTTGAGCGCCTTGCCGGTCAGCAGCTTCGTGCATTCCCCCTCCAGCGAG
The DNA window shown above is from Paludisphaera mucosa and carries:
- a CDS encoding esterase/lipase family protein, whose amino-acid sequence is MRRRWWGAWLLAAVVATTAAGGCASIVVHQRPIVGRETHEVVETTSQGPAGNRRAHALIRTGLELDRKHPAWAITYFRDAALEALPALSAAEGSPEAVDGRATYRRAIEYLLATADRRVKSERISWRAAMEQSGTAVAGRVALYDAALWQEVLPAQQFEVKGFRRTMGQGGVGAPVVIRMARSVENRVRTVEGAVDLTDPSEKHFPLQLFRSASAVVRPGGPGGPKAVLELRDPVREPDMTWTRGDGPALPLAYDMTIGLARQFHEGNLDLIGSLGVLYPSEYDGRTGLFMMDPYQPGKIPVVFVHGLMSSPGAWSNALNELRGDPELRKKYQFWMFFYSTGNPILTSAARLRSSLISIRDEFDPMERDPALDDMILIGHSMGGVLTRLMVSDSESRLWQAATAKSPDDVVLADEPKRMLMDSMFFAPVPTVKRAVFVATPHHGSPLGDAWIGRVASRLIRVPKDVLDVQGALAKLNGGDDVSWDFKNRRYATSVAQLGLTNPVLQAVSTLPIREDLPYHSIIGFNGKEPLPTGGDGVVPYLSAHIDGAMTELIVSSGHTAQETEPAIAEMRRILILHHKEYAADRRAIAAGSPPTLHAARPDGPTPLRFDEAAADPRIKAQVAHDQEPLDLRLIR
- a CDS encoding lipid-binding SYLF domain-containing protein, encoding MRTPTRLRLAALSVVLGLTPLTAARAQKPPDVVVGQASQAMSEVTRNPKTGMPRLVMRKAQGIAIIPGMFKAGFVIGARFGRGVLLVRQPDGTWSNPVFIHLMGGSFGFQAGAQKTDLILVFQTQRGLDRFIKGRDKLTLGVDVGAAAGPVGKRFEAGTDVALKSEILSYSNSRGVFAGVSAEGGTLQIDWRANMNYYGRPVSVGEILAINSTLPVPVEAESLQALLAEKTASPVPVAPGEVIQGETIILEGDDVVAPRTTRATPAPRTRPRVVRPEPIVEDGDLDPLPSAKPAPRPSTDANDEDLPSAVPDPRPARPENQPLPRVESKPKPKPSAEPDDIDLDDVPPLDPPKP
- a CDS encoding DUF4259 domain-containing protein, which codes for MGAWGHGGFENDDAADFVADLLADPTWKPVAEALNTVLDAEDDWLEAPTASVAIAAAEVVAIALGRPAAELPDGLPDWISRREAPEPKLVEKARLAIERILQDSELKDLWEETPDSAAWHEEMESLSRRVSGAGS
- the fae gene encoding formaldehyde-activating enzyme, whose protein sequence is MSERILLRTGEALVEGAEDYLCAEPEIVIGEFDGPVGQAFANLIGDQVKGHSRVFAILNSDVQVRPATIMVSKVTVKSAEYTNILMGTVQAAIAHGVLDAVRSGDIPRDKVNDLGIIYSVWLDPAVVEVDDLDHKALFDVHREATAKVIRKALRNEPTIDWLLENQDQVEHYFHKLGLDGEL
- a CDS encoding VOC family protein, which gives rise to MEKDPPTIDIFPRTVAAWLSVRDSQRAVAFYKAAFDAVESFRLEDPDGALVARLSIDGSEFWVGDESPEHGNFSPESLGGGTARMILTVPDPDVVFARALKAGASEVHPVREEHGWRLGRVVDPFGHHWEIGCPASAS
- a CDS encoding UPF0175 family protein, translating into MPVVISDETLQQAGMTEREAVVEIACRLFDIGRLNLWPAAKMAGMSRVEFEQELTGRKIPIHRPTPEDFADDVATLERLRNRSL
- a CDS encoding DUF1883 domain-containing protein; protein product: MNFLHQEFDVGPDDLIEVTLDGQANVMLLDTANFENYCAGRAFQYYGGLAKQSPMRLSPPHQGRWHLAVDLGGYGGTVKAGVRLHRGVGATR
- a CDS encoding ISAs1 family transposase translates to MADASRFGMDEVAAFFQDLDDPRSEINRKHPLASVVVIALVAVLAGASGPTAIARWAAFKRGLLESILPLPNGVPCKDVFRRVLMALRPEAFQPCFAAWLRSLRDEAAAETGVERPTLAIDGKTLRRSHDRKNGLGALHSVTAWASEYGLSLGQVACDEKSNEIAAIPELLKLIDVSGGVVTIDAMGCQREVAGAVVAAGGDYVLALKGNQGTLHRAAVAHVLGRWDEGFAGEPVGRLQVDEAAHGRRESRTYIQLEAPKDLPGFEAWRGLRSIGVAISEVVREGKTAEDVRYYISSLPVEPDAKAFAHAVRSRWGIENGCHWTLDVTFREDESRIREEHLRQNMAWLNRFCLSLLKRHPGRDSVAMKRRGCGWSDDYLMEVVRGSTC
- a CDS encoding pyridoxal phosphate-dependent aminotransferase, giving the protein MQHPLIAAKASRFTDSVIRGMSIEARRHNAVNLAQGMPDFPAPQALKDAACRAIQGDVNQYAITWGAHDLREAVAEHAAWHLGLAVDPESEITVTCGSTEAMLVALLSIINPGDEVILTQPFYENYWPDCMIAGATPRFVPVRPPDWKFDLDELAAAFNDRTKAVVLCNPNNPTGAVFTRAELEAVAALCRKWDVIAITDEIYEHILFDGREHVAMAALDGMWERSVTVGGMSKTYSVTGWRVGTILAPPHLTKAFRQMHDFVSIGAAAPLQEAGAVAYRLPRDYYDALAAGYQARRDRFCKALWEVGFEFEAPQGAYYVMAGIGPFGVDDDVAFADKLVREIGVATVPGSSFFRDKSLGRSYVRFCFCKRDETLDEAARRLRKLRVLT
- a CDS encoding cytochrome c, yielding MKSLICGASLAALIVAAGLSAARVDAAADETASVEVVMKKLFAGKSSPNNTLKAASKTDSPDWTKVKTASEAFSKYAPDLGKNDAPKGDKSSWAKLTKALADESKSLSTAVDKKDVAGFKTAAKNIGGSCKACHDAHKPE
- the ypfJ gene encoding KPN_02809 family neutral zinc metallopeptidase — encoded protein: MRWQGGRESENVEDRRGMSPAMVGGGIGTLIVILLAAFFGIDPRPLLQVFGGGPGGGGGGAAQKQARELSPEEKQQGQFVRTLMGMTEDVWTEQFAKLGRRYEEPTLVLFSGQVSTQGCGAASSNVGPFYCPGDQKVYIDLTFYDELKDRFKAPGEFAQAYVIAHEVGHHVQNLLGISEKISRAQQQVGKAEANQLSVMLELQADFFAGVWAHHIEKKRHILETGDIESGLKAATAIGDDALQKQAQGYAVPDSFTHGTSEQRVRWFTKGLQTGDVNQGDTFNAPSL